Proteins from one Microcoleus sp. bin38.metabat.b11b12b14.051 genomic window:
- a CDS encoding inositol monophosphatase family protein, with the protein MKDFWDSILTFSQTTVKTVGQQFLKDFGSAQADEKSDGSLVTQSDNWADAEIRNAIALAFPSHGILSEEGEHVLPDTEWCWVVDPLDATTNFARGIPIWGISLGLLYRGTPVFGCVYLPPLNQTFYGFYAEDFGDDEVLTNMPQGAFLNDRPIRPSADKLSGNHIFNLCSRSVGIGPHLPSKIRMLGMASYNFLMVASGVAMGGVEATPKIWDIAGSWVIVKAAGAVWLPLESQAIFPLTVGKNYGRISFPTLVMSRQELVSVFLPFVEAWKKKKMG; encoded by the coding sequence ATGAAAGATTTTTGGGATTCTATTTTAACTTTTTCTCAGACTACTGTCAAGACAGTCGGACAGCAGTTTTTGAAAGATTTCGGCTCTGCACAAGCGGATGAGAAATCTGATGGCAGTTTGGTTACGCAGTCTGACAATTGGGCTGATGCAGAGATTAGAAATGCGATCGCACTTGCGTTTCCCAGCCACGGGATTTTGAGCGAGGAAGGAGAACACGTTTTACCCGATACTGAATGGTGTTGGGTGGTCGATCCTCTGGATGCTACGACTAATTTTGCTCGCGGAATTCCGATTTGGGGAATTTCTTTAGGTTTATTGTATCGCGGAACTCCGGTTTTTGGCTGCGTGTATTTGCCACCTCTGAATCAAACTTTTTACGGTTTTTATGCAGAAGATTTCGGGGACGATGAAGTATTGACAAATATGCCTCAAGGTGCGTTTTTAAACGATCGCCCGATTCGCCCGAGTGCTGATAAACTAAGTGGAAATCATATTTTTAATTTGTGTTCCCGGAGTGTGGGAATTGGGCCTCATCTTCCGAGTAAAATTCGGATGTTGGGAATGGCTAGTTACAATTTTTTGATGGTGGCTTCCGGTGTGGCGATGGGAGGAGTAGAAGCGACTCCGAAAATTTGGGATATTGCTGGAAGTTGGGTAATTGTGAAAGCTGCGGGTGCGGTTTGGCTACCGCTGGAATCTCAGGCGATTTTTCCGCTGACAGTGGGGAAGAATTACGGGAGGATTTCTTTTCCGACTTTGGTGATGAGTCGCCAGGAGTTGGTATCGGTGTTTTTGCCGTTTGTTGAAGCTTGGAAAAAGAAAAAAATGGGATGA
- a CDS encoding ChaN family lipoprotein: MKTTKLIKLCALSLSIFLLCSSVATAEPTASPQPQQTYTNQEILQQLLKAKIVYLGETHDSTADHQAQRAIIQEMQRQNGKIAIAMEMFQRPFQSAIDNYLAGKITEEQLVEQTEYDRRWRFPWEYYAPFLRLAKEKQLPVLALNTPSEVTRKVASQGLESLTADDKKYIPPISEIRTDNAEYRQMLLEVFQQHQKSAQGHSTAFERFLQAQVLWDETMAESIATFVKANPDYQVVVLAGKGHIMFGYGIPSRVERRLGVGKVKMRSVLFSSPTDTPLSTDKPIADFVWHHSE, translated from the coding sequence ATGAAAACAACCAAACTCATCAAACTGTGCGCCTTATCGCTGAGCATTTTCCTGCTGTGTAGCAGTGTCGCGACAGCGGAACCGACGGCGAGCCCTCAGCCGCAGCAGACTTATACTAATCAAGAGATTCTGCAACAGTTGCTAAAGGCGAAAATTGTGTATTTGGGTGAAACCCATGATAGCACAGCCGACCACCAAGCTCAACGGGCGATAATTCAAGAAATGCAGCGGCAAAATGGTAAAATTGCGATCGCGATGGAGATGTTTCAGCGTCCGTTCCAAAGTGCGATCGACAACTACTTAGCTGGTAAAATCACAGAAGAGCAATTAGTCGAGCAAACAGAGTACGATCGCAGATGGCGTTTTCCTTGGGAATATTACGCGCCATTTTTGCGGTTGGCCAAAGAAAAGCAACTGCCAGTCCTCGCCTTAAATACACCATCGGAAGTAACCAGAAAAGTTGCCTCTCAAGGCTTAGAAAGCCTCACAGCCGACGACAAAAAATATATTCCGCCAATTTCCGAAATTCGCACCGACAACGCCGAATACCGGCAAATGCTGCTCGAAGTTTTCCAACAGCACCAAAAATCTGCACAGGGACATAGTACAGCCTTTGAAAGATTTTTGCAAGCCCAAGTTTTGTGGGACGAAACTATGGCCGAAAGCATAGCTACATTTGTGAAAGCTAACCCCGACTATCAAGTTGTAGTGTTAGCAGGGAAAGGACATATTATGTTCGGTTATGGGATTCCCAGCCGCGTTGAGAGGCGTTTGGGAGTCGGGAAGGTAAAAATGCGATCGGTTTTATTTAGTTCGCCCACAGATACTCCTTTGTCCACAGACAAACCCATTGCTGACTTTGTTTGGCACCACTCGGAATAG
- a CDS encoding heme-copper oxidase subunit III, with protein MQQIPAIDPAKTELNYHHSAEVEAHGEEHPDHRMLGILVFLGSEGMIFMGMFAAYLIYRAMAPMWPPEGTPDRELLLPGINTVILIASSFVIHNADTAIKKNDAAGMRNWLLVTIAMGAVFLFGQVYEYTHLEFGLTTNLYASCFYVLTAFHGLHVTFGVILMAGVVWRSRTEGHYSSEHHFGIEATEIYWHFVDVIWIVLFLLLYVL; from the coding sequence ATGCAACAAATTCCAGCGATCGACCCAGCTAAAACAGAGCTAAATTACCACCACAGCGCCGAAGTAGAAGCCCACGGCGAAGAACATCCCGACCACAGAATGCTAGGCATACTTGTGTTCTTGGGCTCTGAAGGTATGATATTTATGGGTATGTTTGCCGCGTATTTGATTTATCGGGCGATGGCCCCGATGTGGCCGCCCGAAGGTACGCCCGATCGCGAGTTATTGCTACCGGGAATTAACACAGTAATTCTGATTGCTAGCAGTTTTGTGATTCACAATGCAGATACCGCCATCAAAAAGAATGATGCGGCGGGTATGCGGAATTGGTTGCTCGTGACTATCGCCATGGGCGCGGTTTTCTTGTTCGGTCAAGTTTACGAATACACTCATTTAGAGTTTGGCTTGACGACTAATTTGTATGCCAGTTGCTTTTACGTTTTGACTGCTTTTCACGGCTTGCACGTGACGTTTGGTGTAATCCTGATGGCTGGGGTCGTTTGGCGATCGCGCACGGAAGGTCACTATTCTAGCGAACACCACTTCGGCATCGAAGCAACTGAGATTTACTGGCACTTTGTCGATGTGATTTGGATTGTTTTGTTTTTGCTGCTGTACGTGCTTTGA
- a CDS encoding peroxiredoxin: MSLRLGDTVPNFTQASSEGEINFYDWAGDSWVVLFSHPKDYTPVCTTELGAVARLKSEFDKRGVKTIALSVDDVDSHMGWIKDIEETQKVTLNYPILADGDRKVSDIYDMIHPNSLNNLTIRTVFVIDPDKKLRLSITYPASTGRNFNEILRVIDSLQLTDKYSVATPVDWKDGDDCVIVPSITDPAELAEKFPKGYTPVKPYLRMTPQPNK, translated from the coding sequence ATGTCTCTACGATTAGGCGATACAGTTCCCAACTTTACCCAAGCCTCCTCGGAAGGCGAAATCAATTTCTACGACTGGGCTGGCGATAGCTGGGTCGTGTTGTTTTCTCACCCGAAAGACTATACTCCAGTGTGCACCACCGAACTCGGTGCAGTGGCCCGTCTCAAGTCTGAATTTGACAAGCGGGGCGTCAAAACCATCGCCCTCAGCGTCGATGATGTGGATTCTCACATGGGCTGGATTAAAGATATTGAGGAAACTCAAAAAGTTACTCTCAATTATCCAATTTTAGCAGATGGCGATCGTAAAGTTTCCGACATTTACGATATGATCCATCCTAACTCCCTGAATAACTTAACAATCCGCACAGTTTTTGTGATTGACCCGGACAAGAAACTGCGTTTGAGCATTACGTATCCGGCGAGCACTGGCCGGAACTTTAATGAAATTCTGCGAGTAATTGATTCCCTGCAACTAACAGACAAATACAGCGTTGCGACTCCGGTTGATTGGAAAGATGGTGATGATTGCGTTATCGTACCATCGATTACCGACCCCGCAGAGTTGGCAGAAAAATTTCCGAAAGGTTACACACCAGTTAAGCCTTATTTGCGGATGACTCCTCAACCAAATAAATAG
- a CDS encoding Uma2 family endonuclease — MLTSKIVLRIPPKLKMTDDEFFEFCQINRELRIERNKSGELLIMPPTGSETGNREGNIFGPLWVWAEQNGTGLAFTSSTGFTLSTGADKSPDAAWIKLERWNALSPEQKQRFAPICPDFVVELRSASDNLKPLQEKMQEYMREPGVQLGWLIDRKNRRVYIYRPDLPEECLENPATISGDPVLPGFVLNMSKIW; from the coding sequence ATGTTGACATCAAAAATTGTATTGCGAATACCGCCAAAATTGAAAATGACAGACGACGAGTTTTTCGAGTTTTGTCAAATCAATCGTGAATTACGCATTGAACGCAACAAATCGGGAGAACTGCTAATTATGCCCCCTACTGGTTCGGAGACGGGAAATAGAGAAGGAAATATATTTGGGCCTCTGTGGGTTTGGGCAGAACAAAACGGTACAGGCTTAGCATTTACTTCGAGTACAGGATTTACTTTGTCAACAGGTGCAGACAAGTCGCCAGATGCTGCTTGGATTAAACTGGAAAGATGGAATGCTTTGTCACCCGAACAAAAGCAAAGATTTGCTCCGATTTGCCCAGATTTTGTAGTAGAACTCAGGTCTGCGTCTGACAATCTCAAGCCATTGCAGGAAAAGATGCAAGAATATATGAGAGAACCAGGAGTGCAGTTAGGCTGGTTAATCGATCGCAAAAATCGCCGAGTCTACATCTACCGTCCCGATTTACCAGAGGAATGTTTGGAGAATCCGGCTACAATCAGTGGCGACCCAGTTTTACCGGGATTTGTTCTGAATATGAGCAAAATATGGTAA
- a CDS encoding HNH endonuclease has product MRTKVLTTNSALNYAKIKEAILPSNSIEKIMQCELCDRQMEALTAHHLIPKQNTKRKNEDPSQTIDICSACHRQIHSLFDNKHLAQELNTLEKLKNDPQIQKFISWVKKQKTDKRIQVHGKKARSQNSHSDI; this is encoded by the coding sequence ATGCGGACTAAAGTCCTCACTACAAACTCTGCCCTAAATTACGCTAAAATAAAAGAAGCAATTCTCCCATCTAACAGCATTGAGAAAATTATGCAGTGCGAATTGTGCGATCGACAAATGGAAGCATTAACCGCCCACCACCTCATCCCCAAACAAAACACCAAGCGCAAAAACGAAGATCCCAGTCAGACGATCGACATTTGTTCAGCTTGTCACCGCCAGATTCACTCTCTCTTCGACAACAAACACCTCGCCCAAGAGCTCAACACCCTAGAAAAGCTCAAAAATGACCCTCAAATCCAAAAATTTATCTCTTGGGTTAAGAAACAAAAAACCGACAAACGCATTCAAGTACACGGCAAAAAAGCCCGCTCGCAAAACTCGCACTCAGATATCTAG
- a CDS encoding cysteine synthase A: MDIKNGFIGTIGNTPLIRLNSFSDETGCEILGKAEFLNPGGSVKDRAALYIIKDAEEKGLLKPGGTVVEGTAGNTGIGLAHICNAKGYKCLIVIPDTQSQEKIDALKTLGAEVRTVPAVPYKDPNNYVKLSGRLAAEMENAVWANQFDNLANRRAHFETTGPEIWEQTDGKIDAWVAATGTGGTFAGVAMFLKSKNPAIKAVLADPMGSGLYSYFKTGEIKSEGSSITEGIGTSRVTGNMENVPVDDAIQIDDTEAVRVVYQLLRKEGLFMGGSVGINVGAAVALAKQMGPGHRIVTVLCDGGARYQSRLFDREWLASKGLSSD, translated from the coding sequence ATGGATATCAAAAACGGCTTTATTGGCACAATCGGCAACACGCCACTGATTCGATTAAACAGCTTCAGCGATGAAACCGGCTGCGAAATTCTCGGGAAAGCAGAATTTCTCAATCCCGGCGGTTCCGTCAAAGATAGGGCCGCCCTTTACATCATCAAAGATGCAGAAGAAAAAGGCTTGCTGAAACCGGGCGGCACCGTTGTTGAAGGGACTGCCGGCAATACTGGCATCGGTTTAGCGCACATTTGCAACGCTAAAGGTTACAAATGTTTGATTGTGATTCCCGATACCCAATCTCAAGAAAAAATCGATGCTTTGAAAACCTTAGGCGCGGAAGTTCGGACAGTTCCCGCTGTTCCTTACAAAGACCCGAATAATTATGTCAAACTGTCGGGAAGATTGGCTGCGGAAATGGAGAATGCCGTTTGGGCAAATCAGTTTGACAATTTAGCAAACCGCCGAGCTCATTTTGAGACAACCGGCCCGGAAATTTGGGAACAAACCGACGGCAAAATTGATGCTTGGGTGGCTGCGACGGGTACTGGCGGAACTTTTGCGGGTGTAGCAATGTTTCTGAAATCAAAAAATCCCGCGATTAAAGCTGTTTTGGCAGATCCGATGGGTAGCGGACTTTACAGTTATTTTAAAACTGGGGAAATTAAGAGTGAAGGTAGTTCGATTACTGAGGGAATTGGTACGAGTCGTGTCACGGGAAATATGGAGAATGTCCCGGTAGATGATGCTATCCAAATAGATGATACTGAAGCTGTCCGTGTGGTTTACCAACTGCTGAGGAAAGAGGGGCTATTTATGGGCGGTTCGGTGGGGATTAATGTGGGGGCTGCTGTGGCTTTGGCTAAGCAAATGGGGCCGGGACATAGGATTGTGACGGTACTCTGCGACGGTGGAGCTCGGTATCAGTCGCGTTTGTTCGATCGCGAATGGTTAGCCTCAAAAGGTTTATCATCAGATTAG
- a CDS encoding BCD family MFS transporter, protein MPIDSLPDSTLTDSATATIKRIDLATMFRLGLFQMGLGMMSILTLGVLNRVMIKELAIPATVVAGTLAMHQFVAPARVWFGQMSDAKPLFGHHRTGYVWLGGLLFVISAFLAVQVMWRLGASLDAVGWTTPTYGWVGLLGLVFALYGIAICSSSTPFAALLVDVSDEEDRSKLVGVVWSMLMVGIIIGAIVSSGLLKQIDGDVPREVLQASINGLFVKVPAVVLLLVGIATFGVEKKYSRYGARSLAVNREDKITLGSALRILTASRQTGLFFTFLLVMTICLFMQDAVLEPYGGEIFKMPISESTKLNAIYGTGVLIGLSATGFLIVPRIGKQNTIRLGCLSVAACFGLIILSGFTGNPTVFKSALMCFGLASGITTTGALSLMLDLTAAETAGTFIGAWGLSQAMARGVATVSGGAILDFGRTLFGVPMLAYGLVFAVPAAGMIFAVYLLSRVDVAEFQDNAKSAIATILENELD, encoded by the coding sequence ATGCCGATCGACTCTTTGCCAGATTCTACATTAACAGATTCCGCGACTGCTACTATCAAGAGAATTGACCTCGCTACTATGTTCCGGCTGGGTTTGTTTCAGATGGGGCTGGGCATGATGTCGATTTTGACCCTGGGGGTGCTCAATCGCGTGATGATTAAGGAGTTGGCGATTCCGGCTACTGTGGTGGCGGGTACCCTGGCGATGCACCAGTTTGTCGCCCCGGCTAGGGTGTGGTTCGGGCAAATGTCGGATGCTAAGCCTTTGTTTGGGCATCACCGCACGGGTTACGTGTGGCTGGGAGGGTTGTTATTTGTAATTTCGGCTTTTTTGGCGGTGCAGGTGATGTGGCGCTTGGGCGCTAGTTTGGACGCTGTGGGGTGGACGACTCCGACTTACGGCTGGGTGGGTTTGTTGGGTTTGGTTTTTGCGCTTTACGGTATCGCGATTTGTTCGAGCTCGACTCCTTTTGCTGCGTTGTTGGTGGATGTTTCGGATGAGGAGGATCGATCGAAGTTGGTGGGTGTGGTATGGTCGATGCTGATGGTTGGTATTATTATCGGGGCGATTGTCAGCAGCGGTTTGTTGAAGCAGATTGATGGGGATGTGCCGCGGGAAGTTTTACAGGCTTCGATTAATGGTTTGTTTGTGAAGGTGCCGGCGGTGGTTTTGCTGTTGGTGGGGATTGCAACTTTTGGGGTTGAGAAAAAGTATTCGCGTTACGGGGCGCGATCGCTCGCAGTGAATCGAGAAGATAAAATTACTTTGGGAAGTGCGCTGCGGATTTTGACTGCTAGCCGCCAAACCGGTTTATTTTTTACTTTCCTGCTGGTGATGACAATTTGTTTGTTTATGCAGGATGCGGTTTTGGAACCCTACGGCGGGGAAATTTTTAAGATGCCGATTTCGGAAAGTACCAAGTTGAATGCTATTTACGGTACTGGTGTTCTCATCGGTTTGAGCGCCACAGGTTTTTTAATTGTACCGCGCATCGGCAAGCAAAATACGATTAGATTGGGTTGTTTGTCGGTGGCGGCTTGTTTTGGCTTGATTATTTTATCGGGATTTACTGGTAATCCCACTGTGTTTAAGTCGGCTTTGATGTGTTTCGGCTTAGCTTCGGGAATTACAACGACGGGGGCGCTGAGTTTGATGTTGGATTTGACTGCTGCGGAAACTGCGGGGACTTTTATTGGCGCTTGGGGTTTGTCGCAGGCGATGGCGCGGGGTGTGGCGACGGTTAGCGGTGGTGCTATTTTGGATTTTGGCAGGACTTTGTTTGGGGTGCCGATGTTGGCTTACGGGTTAGTTTTTGCTGTGCCGGCGGCGGGTATGATTTTTGCTGTGTACCTTTTGAGTCGGGTGGATGTTGCCGAGTTTCAGGATAATGCTAAAAGTGCGATCGCAACTATCCTGGAAAATGAATTAGACTGA
- a CDS encoding retron system putative HNH endonuclease, with protein sequence MKYIQKRKEPQNFSDWKDTQKSINVNYHYRYLLNPEKRSVHSFLLIEQGYICCYCCKRVEQSNSHIEHLAPQSKTDAELSLDYINMLGSCGRDPDWPEYCGNKKQNLAIAVSPLQSNCEDFFTYSSNGEIVPNTKNLAGQKDAETTIEVLGLNHYDLTQGRIQALKALEGVMTQEEAELLAQFCKKMDAQGRYQPFCNAILYYLKDYFGVD encoded by the coding sequence ATGAAATACATTCAAAAGAGGAAAGAGCCTCAAAATTTTTCCGACTGGAAGGATACACAGAAGTCTATTAATGTCAACTATCATTACAGATATCTTCTAAATCCTGAAAAAAGATCGGTACACAGTTTTTTGCTAATTGAACAAGGCTACATTTGCTGCTACTGTTGTAAGAGAGTTGAGCAAAGCAATAGCCATATTGAACATTTAGCCCCTCAAAGTAAGACTGATGCAGAATTATCTCTTGATTATATAAATATGCTAGGTTCTTGTGGCAGAGATCCAGATTGGCCTGAGTATTGTGGCAATAAAAAGCAGAATCTTGCGATCGCAGTTTCACCGCTACAGTCCAACTGTGAAGATTTTTTTACTTATTCTAGTAATGGTGAGATAGTGCCAAATACAAAGAATTTAGCTGGCCAAAAAGATGCTGAAACAACAATTGAAGTTTTGGGACTCAACCATTATGACTTAACGCAAGGACGAATTCAAGCACTTAAAGCACTGGAAGGAGTAATGACACAGGAAGAGGCAGAATTATTAGCTCAATTTTGTAAAAAAATGGATGCACAAGGGCGATACCAGCCTTTTTGTAATGCGATTTTGTATTATCTGAAGGATTATTTTGGAGTTGATTAA
- a CDS encoding NAD(P)H-dependent oxidoreductase — protein MTNRPKILAFAGSIREASYNKLLVKVAAAGARAAGAEVTYLDLRDLPLPLFDEDLEAKEGIPENARKLKELMVAHDGFLIASPEYNSSVTAVLKNAIDWVSRPAPGEPGLVAFTDKVAVIMSTSPGGLGGLRGLVHLRSILGNINVFVLPDQKAIPQAFGVFNADGTMKDPKQQESVENLGAKLSNVLSKLIA, from the coding sequence ATGACAAATAGACCAAAAATACTTGCATTTGCCGGAAGTATCCGGGAGGCATCCTACAACAAACTGCTGGTAAAAGTTGCGGCGGCTGGGGCTAGGGCGGCGGGTGCCGAAGTTACTTATCTAGATTTGCGCGATTTACCGCTGCCACTATTTGACGAAGATTTGGAAGCCAAAGAGGGAATCCCAGAGAATGCCCGGAAGTTGAAGGAATTGATGGTAGCTCATGACGGGTTTTTGATTGCTTCTCCCGAGTATAACAGTTCGGTTACGGCTGTGTTGAAAAATGCGATCGACTGGGTATCGCGCCCAGCACCGGGCGAACCGGGATTGGTGGCATTTACTGACAAAGTAGCGGTAATTATGAGCACTTCCCCTGGCGGGCTTGGCGGTTTGCGGGGATTGGTGCATTTGCGATCGATCTTGGGTAATATTAACGTGTTCGTGCTGCCAGATCAGAAAGCAATTCCTCAAGCTTTTGGAGTATTTAACGCTGACGGTACAATGAAAGATCCCAAACAGCAGGAGTCTGTTGAGAATCTCGGCGCTAAGTTGTCTAATGTGCTGTCCAAATTAATCGCGTGA
- a CDS encoding cupin domain-containing protein gives MLVQKLNGCDEFMAGDGTQLRELLHPDKQAVELRYRLAHATLPPGETSAPHSLTTSEVYYIISGIGEMHIDDDTQLVQVGDAIYIPPNAKQFIYNCGEEPLIFICIVDPAWRKEDETIFQ, from the coding sequence ATGCTAGTTCAAAAGCTAAACGGCTGCGACGAGTTTATGGCGGGTGACGGTACTCAACTGCGAGAATTGCTGCATCCAGACAAACAAGCTGTCGAGTTGCGTTACCGTTTAGCCCACGCCACTTTGCCGCCGGGAGAAACTTCCGCGCCGCACTCACTAACAACTTCTGAAGTTTACTACATCATCAGCGGTATTGGGGAAATGCACATCGACGATGACACTCAATTAGTGCAAGTCGGAGATGCGATTTACATTCCGCCAAACGCCAAGCAGTTTATTTACAACTGCGGCGAAGAACCGCTAATATTTATTTGTATCGTCGATCCGGCGTGGCGAAAGGAAGACGAGACAATTTTTCAGTAA
- a CDS encoding AAA family ATPase has product MKVKRLKMNSFRGIRDLTLEFNTDEPTVFIGINGVGKSSILDCLAILLSSLTKRIQNPNSSGRSFNEDDIKKGCKETHNEITISMDNEQELVWSLTKVSKRRSKETSSNLGELKTVVDKIHRQLDSTSLVDLPLAIYYPTNRAVLDIPLKIRTKHSFEQITAYDEVLTGGQIDFRRFFEWFRDREDLENELRLNSSNEYRDRELEAVRDAIANLLDGFSNLRVRRSPLRMTVNKEGDELIVNQLSDGEKCLLALAGDLARRLAIANPNPLCNPLKGSGVVLIDEIELHLHPKWQRAIIPNLAKTFPNCQFIITTHSPQVISDIKWVHLLISTSEGIVMKRVPSYGKDSNRILETLMGTPERPQETQESLYELFRFIDKGELDNARRLRQELARRMGEEDPEFVRADWLIQRKEILNQ; this is encoded by the coding sequence GTGAAAGTCAAGCGTCTAAAAATGAACTCATTCCGAGGCATCAGAGATTTAACCTTGGAGTTTAATACCGATGAGCCTACTGTGTTCATCGGTATTAACGGTGTCGGAAAATCTAGCATACTTGATTGTCTAGCCATTCTTCTATCCAGTCTGACAAAGCGAATTCAAAACCCCAATAGTTCTGGGCGCTCTTTCAATGAAGATGATATCAAAAAAGGATGCAAAGAAACTCATAATGAAATTACAATTTCAATGGACAATGAGCAGGAATTAGTATGGTCTTTAACTAAGGTAAGTAAAAGGCGAAGTAAGGAGACTAGCAGCAACCTTGGGGAGTTAAAAACAGTTGTTGATAAGATACATCGTCAGTTAGATTCTACTTCTTTGGTAGACTTGCCTTTAGCAATTTACTATCCAACTAACCGTGCCGTACTTGATATTCCTTTGAAGATTAGGACGAAACATTCGTTTGAACAGATAACTGCTTATGATGAGGTACTCACGGGCGGTCAGATCGATTTTAGGCGCTTTTTTGAGTGGTTTAGAGACCGGGAAGATTTAGAAAATGAATTACGACTAAATAGTTCTAATGAGTATCGCGATCGCGAATTAGAAGCAGTCAGAGATGCGATCGCTAACTTATTAGACGGCTTCTCAAATTTACGGGTTAGGCGATCTCCTTTGCGAATGACTGTAAACAAAGAAGGCGATGAACTGATCGTCAATCAACTATCCGATGGTGAAAAATGCTTGTTAGCACTAGCAGGTGATTTAGCAAGGCGTTTGGCGATCGCAAATCCGAATCCATTATGCAATCCACTTAAGGGTTCCGGCGTTGTTTTGATTGACGAGATTGAGCTACACTTGCACCCAAAATGGCAACGGGCTATTATTCCGAATCTGGCAAAAACTTTCCCTAATTGCCAGTTTATAATTACCACTCATTCGCCACAGGTAATCAGCGATATCAAATGGGTTCATCTTTTGATATCAACATCTGAAGGAATTGTAATGAAGCGCGTACCATCCTATGGTAAAGATAGCAATCGAATTCTAGAAACGCTCATGGGAACTCCAGAACGTCCGCAGGAAACTCAGGAATCTTTATATGAACTGTTTCGCTTCATAGACAAGGGTGAACTTGACAATGCACGGCGATTGCGTCAAGAATTAGCGCGCAGAATGGGAGAAGAAGATCCTGAATTTGTGAGAGCAGATTGGCTAATTCAACGCAAGGAAATTCTCAATCAATGA
- a CDS encoding (2Fe-2S) ferredoxin domain-containing protein: MKIIESSRRVLVCQNRTCRKQSAAKVLTAFQKLSGAEVEVVASSCLGQCGNGPMVLVLPEEVWYSGVSAEEVAAITEQHLQGGKPIEAMLYRKFHGLSR; the protein is encoded by the coding sequence ATGAAAATTATCGAATCTTCGAGGCGAGTTCTTGTTTGCCAAAACCGCACTTGTCGCAAGCAAAGTGCAGCCAAGGTACTGACAGCTTTTCAGAAATTGTCCGGTGCAGAAGTAGAAGTTGTAGCTAGCAGTTGTTTGGGACAGTGTGGCAACGGGCCGATGGTGTTAGTCCTACCAGAAGAGGTTTGGTATAGCGGTGTTTCTGCTGAAGAAGTTGCGGCAATCACCGAGCAACATTTGCAGGGCGGAAAGCCGATAGAGGCGATGCTTTACCGCAAGTTTCACGGGCTTTCGCGGTAA